In a single window of the Myxococcales bacterium genome:
- a CDS encoding polysaccharide biosynthesis tyrosine autokinase, whose translation MELRHRSTEVQIADYFRVLFRRRVVVLLTFLAVAISVLIHTFLMTPIYEAFALVQIKDESTQNALLGDLARIGRSNPVAAEMEIIRSRTVAEAVVRELKLDVVVLDQSDDLEVTLKDVDLRKEYRGRTYEVEFLDNQGNFEVRYKGAKVGQGSLEKGLHQPDINFDIEAKNFKKGVWFRFSQRPFDGTVRMVQTNLAVAEIGDRTQIVKIAYRSQFAQLARDIVNKTVEVYEKLNVQEKSREAQQTVSFIESQVEIVRKNLENSEDDLRLYKQKKGIMMLSNEAGALIDSVAKFELQRAQMQIDKYKYSAILGTIQKGGIENATLPSLSSAEDTVLSGLGQQLAGLKSKKSSLLTDLTEDHPQVQAVDQEINSVGEQIAGILKQTITNIDARLKKLDEVVKTYDGQIANLPGAERDLAELMRSSEVTSQIYTFLLEKKEEARIAMASTISNIRVIDWAVTPHGQIKPNIRLNLLLGALAGLLLAIGVAFFLEFIDDSLKSVEEIERLIRKPIYGVIPRIPESRKEKEEEAPRAVPYNLVTQNSPKSPISEAFRSLRTNIHFADPDRKLSTLLITSAGPSEGKSTIVTNLAVTFANINRRTLLIDCDLRKPNVHNIFQISRDPGLTNVLLNEKDWRDVLIETSVPNLFVIPSGPIPPNPTELLGSQHIKDLIVTLQQNFELILFDSPPVLAVTDAAILSSAVDSTLLVVELGRSRASGVYRAIDLLDKVNAKLLGIVTNNIYAGYRYDYGYYSYYYYYADGQKKKRRRRTRYGY comes from the coding sequence TCGCCGGCGGGTGGTCGTCCTGCTGACTTTTCTCGCCGTCGCCATCTCCGTACTGATCCACACCTTCCTGATGACGCCAATTTACGAGGCGTTCGCGCTGGTGCAGATCAAGGACGAAAGCACGCAAAACGCCCTGCTGGGCGACCTGGCTCGCATCGGCCGGTCCAATCCGGTCGCCGCCGAAATGGAAATCATTCGCAGCCGGACCGTCGCCGAGGCGGTCGTGCGCGAACTAAAGCTCGATGTCGTGGTGCTGGATCAGTCCGACGACCTGGAAGTGACGCTCAAGGACGTCGATCTGCGCAAGGAATACCGCGGCCGCACCTACGAGGTGGAATTCCTCGACAACCAGGGCAATTTCGAAGTTCGCTACAAGGGCGCCAAGGTCGGCCAGGGCAGCCTCGAAAAAGGCCTGCACCAGCCCGACATCAATTTCGACATCGAAGCCAAGAATTTTAAAAAGGGCGTCTGGTTCCGCTTCTCGCAGCGGCCCTTCGACGGCACGGTGCGGATGGTGCAGACGAACCTGGCGGTCGCCGAGATCGGCGATCGCACCCAGATCGTCAAGATCGCCTACCGCAGCCAGTTCGCGCAATTGGCGCGCGACATCGTCAACAAGACGGTCGAGGTCTACGAAAAGCTGAACGTGCAGGAGAAGAGCCGCGAGGCGCAGCAGACCGTCTCCTTCATCGAAAGCCAAGTCGAAATCGTCCGCAAGAACCTGGAAAACAGCGAGGACGACCTGCGGCTCTACAAGCAGAAAAAGGGCATCATGATGCTCTCGAACGAGGCCGGGGCGTTGATCGACTCGGTCGCCAAGTTCGAGCTGCAGCGCGCCCAGATGCAGATCGACAAGTACAAGTACAGCGCGATTCTGGGCACGATTCAGAAGGGCGGCATCGAAAACGCCACCTTGCCGAGCCTGTCCTCGGCCGAAGATACGGTGCTGTCGGGGCTCGGCCAGCAACTGGCCGGGTTGAAATCGAAAAAGAGTTCCCTGCTGACCGACCTCACCGAGGATCACCCGCAGGTGCAGGCGGTGGACCAGGAGATCAATTCGGTCGGCGAGCAGATCGCCGGCATCCTCAAGCAGACCATCACCAACATCGACGCGCGGCTGAAAAAACTGGACGAGGTCGTCAAGACCTACGACGGGCAGATCGCCAATCTGCCGGGGGCCGAACGCGACCTGGCCGAACTGATGCGCTCCAGCGAGGTCACCAGCCAGATTTACACCTTCCTGCTCGAAAAGAAGGAAGAAGCGCGCATCGCCATGGCCTCGACGATCAGCAACATCCGGGTGATCGACTGGGCGGTGACGCCGCACGGCCAGATCAAGCCGAACATCCGCCTGAACCTGCTGCTCGGCGCGCTGGCCGGCCTGCTGCTGGCGATCGGCGTCGCCTTCTTCCTCGAGTTCATCGACGATTCGCTCAAGTCGGTCGAGGAAATCGAGCGGCTGATCCGCAAACCGATCTACGGCGTCATTCCGCGCATCCCGGAGTCGCGCAAGGAAAAAGAGGAAGAGGCGCCGCGCGCGGTGCCCTACAACCTGGTCACCCAGAACAGCCCGAAGAGCCCGATCTCCGAGGCCTTCCGTTCGCTGCGCACCAACATCCATTTCGCCGACCCGGACCGCAAGCTCAGCACGCTGTTGATCACCAGCGCCGGGCCCAGCGAAGGCAAGTCGACCATCGTCACCAACCTCGCGGTCACCTTCGCCAACATCAACCGGCGCACGCTGCTGATCGACTGCGACTTGCGCAAGCCCAACGTCCACAACATTTTCCAGATCAGCCGCGATCCCGGCCTGACCAATGTGCTGCTCAACGAGAAGGATTGGCGGGACGTGCTGATCGAAACGTCGGTGCCCAACCTGTTCGTCATTCCTTCCGGACCGATTCCGCCCAACCCGACCGAATTACTGGGCAGCCAGCACATCAAGGATTTGATCGTCACCCTGCAGCAGAACTTCGAATTGATCCTGTTCGACAGCCCGCCGGTGTTGGCGGTCACCGACGCCGCGATCCTTTCGTCGGCGGTGGACAGCACGCTGCTGGTCGTCGAGCTGGGCCGCAGCCGCGCCTCGGGCGTCTATCGAGCGATCGACCTGCTGGACAAGGTCAACGCGAAGCTGCTGGGCATTGTGACCAACAACATCTACGCCGGCTATCGCTACGACTACGGCTATTACTCCTATTACTACTATTACGCCGATGGCCAGAAGAAGAAGCGCCGTCGGCGGACGCGCTACGGCTACTAG
- a CDS encoding glycosyltransferase family 2 protein translates to MKFLIVIPALNEEQAIRAIIERCLAAAPLIVEKTPVDEVRITVVSDGSSDRTPAIAMEYADRIKLIRYEKNRGYGAAIKLGWSYSDAELMGFLDADGTCDPLFFIELINKLTGDGLDVVLGSRLSADSRMPAVRRIGNRIFAEVINFIANARISDSASGMRVVRRASLERLYPLPDGLHFTPAMSCKAVLDPQLKIGEMPMPYAERVGESKLSALRDGLRFLRIILDIAITYRPFRVFGSLGLLLLLPLLYFGAGLLLTYWHTGRVPEGMIYRVLAIVVLGFAGLLIFGVGMVAERVVDLKNPWIRPHRAFYRAVYRLTQSDAMLAVAGVVFLASLALVLKPAAQYLWTGRIAAHWSQVALSGFFFLLSVQLALLASLQRMLTTLLAAEPSGRDPRHDPEQIFGKD, encoded by the coding sequence GTGAAATTCCTCATCGTCATTCCGGCGCTCAACGAGGAACAGGCGATCCGCGCGATCATCGAGCGCTGCCTGGCCGCCGCGCCGCTCATCGTCGAAAAAACGCCGGTCGACGAGGTGCGGATCACCGTCGTTTCCGACGGCTCCAGCGACCGCACTCCGGCGATCGCCATGGAGTACGCCGACCGGATCAAGCTCATCCGCTACGAGAAAAACCGCGGCTACGGCGCCGCCATCAAGCTCGGCTGGTCGTATTCCGACGCCGAACTGATGGGCTTTCTCGACGCCGACGGCACCTGCGATCCGCTGTTTTTCATCGAACTGATCAATAAATTGACCGGCGACGGCCTCGACGTGGTGCTGGGCTCGCGCCTCAGCGCCGACAGCCGCATGCCCGCGGTGCGCCGGATCGGCAACCGGATTTTCGCCGAGGTCATCAACTTCATCGCCAACGCCCGCATCTCCGATTCGGCCAGCGGGATGCGCGTCGTGCGCCGGGCCAGCCTCGAACGGTTGTACCCGCTGCCCGACGGGCTGCACTTCACGCCCGCCATGAGTTGCAAGGCCGTGCTCGATCCGCAACTGAAAATCGGCGAAATGCCGATGCCCTACGCCGAGCGGGTCGGCGAATCGAAGCTTTCCGCGCTGCGCGACGGCTTGCGCTTTTTGCGCATCATCCTGGACATCGCCATCACCTACCGGCCGTTTCGGGTCTTCGGCTCGCTCGGCCTGTTGTTGTTGTTGCCGTTGCTGTACTTCGGGGCCGGCCTCCTGCTCACCTACTGGCACACCGGCAGGGTACCCGAGGGGATGATCTACCGCGTACTGGCGATCGTTGTCCTCGGCTTTGCCGGGCTGCTGATTTTCGGCGTCGGCATGGTGGCCGAGCGCGTGGTCGATCTGAAAAATCCGTGGATTCGGCCACACCGCGCGTTTTATCGGGCGGTGTATCGCCTGACGCAGTCCGACGCGATGCTCGCCGTCGCGGGCGTCGTGTTTCTGGCCTCGCTGGCGCTCGTGCTCAAACCGGCCGCGCAGTATTTGTGGACGGGGCGCATCGCGGCGCACTGGTCGCAAGTGGCGCTATCCGGATTTTTCTTTCTGCTCTCGGTGCAGTTGGCCCTCCTGGCGAGCCTGCAGCGCATGTTGACCACCTTGCTGGCCGCCGAACCGTCCGGCCGCGATCCGCGCCACGACCCGGAACAGATTTTCGGCAAGGACTAG